Within the Phaseolus vulgaris cultivar G19833 chromosome 9, P. vulgaris v2.0, whole genome shotgun sequence genome, the region AATTTGCAGTAAAAAAGTGAcaacattattttttagatCAATATGTGGTAATCAAAACATATCAAAAGGCTTTGAAGCATTTCCTGGAACAACCCCCTACAACATTGTCATAGAATTGGGGTTTGGACAAGCTCATGGGTTTGGATTTTCGTATTGAATACAAAAAAAGGTAAAGACAATGTAGTAGCTGATGTGTTGTCACAAAATCCTACCCAAGATAAGTTAGCTTCAATGTTTGTAATAACTTCTGAATTAACTCAGAGAGTTAAGGATTCTTGGCTAGTAGATcataaattacaaaaatttattgataGAATTCGCTTGACCCAAAATCCCCATAAACATTATACTTTTGAGAATGATTTATTGAGGAGAAAAGGTAAGTTAGTGGTGGGAGACAATGCAGAATTGCGTCAACATATTCTCCAACACTTTCATGATTCAGCAATTGGAGGCCATTTGGAAGGGTATGCAGAAGGAGGTAAAAAAGTGGGTCCAGAATTGtcatatatatgtaaaaaatgTAAGCCTTTGCTTCAATTTCCTGTAGGTATGTTACAACCATTATCTATTCCTGAAAAACCTTGGAAATCTATATCCATGGACTTTATTGTTGGCCTCTCTAAATCTTGTTATATGActgtgattttttttgttatggacCGTTTAACTAAGTATGCTCATTCCTTGTCGCTTGCACATCCTTTTGGAGCGACTAAGGTGACATCCCTTTTCATGGACAATATTATCAAGCTTCATGGCTGGCCACAAAACATTATATCTGATAGGGACTCCATCTTCATAAGCAATAGCCTATACTATGAATGAAGATACAAGATGAAATTAATCAGCTATTACAAGCAAATCTGGTTAAGGCACAACAATGTATGAAGTTTTATGCTGATTTAAAACAGACT harbors:
- the LOC137822184 gene encoding uncharacterized protein; translated protein: MQNCVNIFSNTFMIQQLEAIWKGMLQPLSIPEKPWKSISMDFIVGLSKSCYMTVIFFVMDRLTKYAHSLSLAHPFGATKIQDEINQLLQANLVKAQQCMKFYADLKQTDKQYKVGDWVYLKIQPYRQTTLSNTHFHKLAARYYGLYKVLEMIDNVAYKLELPTDSKIHNIFHVSLLKPSHGSKPVSTTLPFADSGGHFVPQPLVILARTNEEINL